From the Pongo pygmaeus isolate AG05252 chromosome X, NHGRI_mPonPyg2-v2.0_pri, whole genome shotgun sequence genome, one window contains:
- the MAGEE2 gene encoding melanoma-associated antigen E2 — translation MSLVSQNARRCSAEITADYSDGRDGRGEIQATNASGSPTSMLVVDAPQCPQAPINCQCVNTSQAVQDPNDLEVLIDEQSRRLGALRVHDPLEDRSIALVNFMRMKSQKEGSIQQSEMLEFLREYSDQFPEILRRASAHLDQVFGLNLRVIDPQADTYNLVSKRGSQITDRIAESLDMPKASLLALVLGHILLNGNRAREASIWDLLLKVDMWDKPQRINNLFGNTRNLLTTDFVRMRFLEYWPVYGTNPLEFEFLWGSRAHREITKMEALKFVSDAHDEEPWSWPEEYNKALEADKTKERSLTAGLEFWSEDTMNDKANDLVQLAISVTEEMLPIHQDELLAHTGKEFEDVFPNILNRATLILDMFYGLSLIEVDTSEHIYLLVQQPESEEEQVMLESLGRPTQEYVMPILGLIFLMGNRVKEANVWNLLQRFSVDVGRKHAITRKLMRQRYLECRPLSYSNPVEYELLWGPRAHHETTKMKVLEYMARLYRKRPQDWPEQYREAVEDEEARAKSEATTMFFLGPT, via the coding sequence ATGTCTCTGGTAAGCCAGAATGCACGCCGCTGTAGCGCAGAGATCACTGCAGATTACAGCGACGGCAGAGACGGCAGAGGTGAAATACAAGCTACTAACGCCTCCGGGTCTCCCACCTCCATGCTAGTCGTTGATGCCCCCCAGTGCCCTCAGGCGCCAATCAACTGTCAGTGTGTCAACACTTCCCAGGCCGTTCAGGACCCGAATGACCTGGAGGTCCTGATCGACGAGCAGTCCAGACGTTTGGGGGCGCTCAGGGTCCATGACCCTCTAGAAGACAGGTCGATTGCTTTGGTGAATTTCATGAGAATGAAAAGCCAGAAGGAGGGGTCTATCCAGCAGTCCGAGATGCTGGAGTTTCTCAGAGAGTACTCAGATCAGTTCCCTGAGATCCTCAGACGAGCCTCAGCTCACCTGGACCAGGTCTTTGGGTTGAACCTGAGAGTTATTGATCCTCAGGCTGACACCTACAATTTAGTCAGCAAACGGGGTTCTCAGATCACCGATAGGATAGCAGAGTCCCTGGATATGCCGAAAGCAAGTCTCCTGGCCCTAGTCCTAGGCCACATCCTCTTGAATGGGAACCGAGCAAGAGAAGCGTCCATTTGGGACTTACTGCTAAAAGTTGATATGTGGGATAAGCCTCAGAGGATCAACAACCTCTTTGGGAACACAAGGAACCTTCTCACTACTGACTTTGTGCGCATGCGATTCTTGGAGTACTGGCCGGTGTATGGCACTAACCCCCTTGAATTTGAGTTCTTGTGGGGCTCTAGAGCCCACAGGGAAATCACAAAGATGGAAGCCCTGAAGTTTGTGTCAGATGCCCATGATGAAGAACCCTGGAGCTGGCCAGAAGAATATAACAAGGCCCTGGAAGCTgacaaaaccaaagaaagaagCCTGACTGCTGGCTTAGAGTTCTGGTCGGAGGACACTATGAATGATAAGGCAAATGATTTGGTCCAGTTGGCCATTAGTGTCACTGAGGAGATGCTGCCTATACATCAGGATGAGCTATTGGCTCACACTGGCAAAGAATTTGAGgatgtgttcccaaatatcctCAATAGAGCTACTCTAATTCTTGATATGTTCTATGGGTTGTCTCTGATTGAAGTTGATACCAGTGAGCACATCTACCTCCTTGTCCAGCAACCAGAATCAGAGGAAGAACAAGTGATGCTAGAGAGCCTGGGGAGACCCACTCAAGAATATGTAATGCCAATCCTAGGTTTGATCTTCCTGATGGGCAACCGTGTCAAAGAGGCCAATGTCTGGAACTTGCTTCAAAGATTTAGTGTGGATGTAGGGAGAAAGCATGCCATCACCCGTAAGCTTATGAGACAGCGCTATCTGGAATGCAGGCCACTGTCCTACTCTAACCCAGTTGAATATGAGCTTCTATGGGGTCCTCGAGCTCACCATGAAACCACCAAAATGAAAGTCTTGGAGTACATGGCCAGGCTCTACAGAAAGCGACCACAGGACTGGCCAGAACAATATAGGGAGGCTGTGGAAGATGAGGAGGCCAGAGCCAAATCTGAGGCAACTACCATGTTTTTCCTTGGCCCCACGTGA